A stretch of DNA from Cyanobium sp. AMD-g:
CACATCGCCATCGGCCATGGCGGCCACCTTGGCCTCGGCGTCGGGGCCGATGCAGCTGTCGGTCCTGGTCACGGGTTTGCCCAGCAACTCGCTGAGGCGGGCTGCCACAGGGGTGAGGCGCATCGCCTCATTCACCTGGCCCTTGGGCCGGCCGAAGTGGGCGGCCAGCAGCACCCTGGCGCCGTGGTCAATGAGGTGGCGCACGGTGGGCAGGGCCGCCCGGATGCGGGTGTCGTCGGTGATGGCGCCGGCGTCGTCGAGGGGCACGTTGAAGTCAACCCTGACCAGCACCCGCTTGCCGCGGAGATCATCGGCGCTGAGGCTGGAGAGGGATCGCTTCGCCACGGTTACGTGTAAGGAAAGGCGGGGGGAGATTAGCCTCCGGCGGCTCCGCTCCTGCTAGCGCGGCGCGATTCGGTTCTTCCCACCTCCCATCCCTGGCGGCCGCAACGGTCGGCGCTAGGACAAGGGGGTTGGGCCTTCCGCCATGTTCGACACCGTCCTGTTCCCCATCGACCAGAGCCGCCAGACGATGGAAACGGCGGCCGTCGCCCTTCAACTCGCCCAGCGCCACGGCAGCCGCATCGTGCTGCTGTCGGTCGTGGAGGCCGAAGAGGGTGTGATGCATGATCCAGCCGATGTGGCCCGGCTGCTGGAGCAGGCCCGCGCCAGCTTCACCCAGGCCGGTGTGGCCTGCGAGGTGCTGGAACGGGAGGGAAAGCCGGCCTTCGTGATCGGTGACGTGGCCGATGAAATCAACGCGGATGTGATCGTCATGGGCACCCGTGGCATCACCCTGGAGGGCGACCACCAGAGCACCGCCGCCCGGGTGCTGCAACTGGCGCCCTGTCCGGTGCTGGT
This window harbors:
- a CDS encoding universal stress protein; protein product: MFDTVLFPIDQSRQTMETAAVALQLAQRHGSRIVLLSVVEAEEGVMHDPADVARLLEQARASFTQAGVACEVLEREGKPAFVIGDVADEINADVIVMGTRGITLEGDHQSTAARVLQLAPCPVLVVP